In a single window of the Terriglobia bacterium genome:
- a CDS encoding HNH endonuclease: MSKYQVPVQTRVAIWRAHGKKCLYCGELINFGELEVDHVIPENLNDNRTELARIQAELELPSEFTLNSIPNLVPAHRRCNLAKTGQMFNPATARFYLEIASRKEVAVLRQLESLKLQDRKERILVILRNALDTGSISLADLSDMQSNTGSFSLSAGLEFFDGSVEGELRKESIDALLDKPVLFGSTRDIDGIEFVNNSGSSMTIRTCREYRVARAAGYYPVTNFALKMQAFLSSADAILDAVTRAQIPSLSYVSNPSVGVADLQLLPKDVLPTIGPDHDRRIEELKESSLQELARAGNLKIVDVSSTRLVFEWEGAGAMLRELLRADLDGDGVEEILVEHYTYAVGGTLGFGGAGTLRRLGPDLMFEYVPSS, translated from the coding sequence ATGTCCAAGTATCAAGTGCCCGTCCAAACGAGAGTTGCGATTTGGCGAGCACATGGGAAGAAATGTCTTTATTGTGGCGAGCTGATCAACTTCGGAGAATTGGAAGTCGACCACGTAATACCCGAAAACCTTAACGATAATCGCACCGAGCTAGCACGAATCCAGGCAGAGTTGGAGCTTCCTTCTGAATTTACTTTGAATTCCATCCCGAACCTCGTCCCGGCGCATCGACGCTGCAATCTTGCCAAAACTGGCCAGATGTTCAACCCCGCGACTGCCCGGTTCTATTTAGAAATTGCGTCAAGGAAAGAGGTAGCGGTTCTTCGTCAGCTCGAGTCTCTCAAGCTCCAGGATCGTAAAGAAAGAATCCTAGTCATTCTTCGCAATGCACTAGATACGGGAAGCATAAGCTTGGCAGACCTCTCCGATATGCAATCCAATACGGGATCATTCTCGCTGAGCGCCGGGCTTGAGTTTTTTGACGGCTCTGTAGAAGGCGAGCTGCGTAAGGAGTCGATAGACGCTTTGCTCGATAAGCCTGTACTCTTTGGCAGTACACGAGATATCGATGGCATCGAGTTTGTCAATAATTCGGGGAGCTCGATGACCATTCGCACTTGCCGAGAATATCGAGTCGCGCGTGCCGCCGGATATTATCCCGTGACCAACTTTGCCTTGAAGATGCAGGCATTTCTAAGTAGTGCGGACGCGATATTAGACGCAGTTACCCGCGCCCAGATTCCCTCGCTGAGCTATGTAAGCAATCCGTCCGTTGGTGTCGCAGACCTCCAGCTTCTTCCGAAAGACGTGCTTCCCACTATTGGTCCAGACCATGATCGTCGAATTGAAGAGCTCAAAGAGTCCTCACTACAGGAGCTGGCACGCGCAGGGAATCTTAAGATAGTAGATGTCTCGAGCACTCGTTTGGTATTCGAGTGGGAGGGTGCCGGTGCAATGCTACGGGAGCTCCTGCGTGCTGACCTGGACGGCGACGGAGTAGAAGAGATTCTCGTCGAGCACTATACATATGCGGTAGGTGGTACTTTAGGATTTGGTGGTGCGGGAACGCTTCGTAGGTTAGGGCCGGATCTGATGTTTGAGTATGTACCAAGTTCTTAG
- a CDS encoding DUF3298 domain-containing protein — protein MVELLPSLSMAQKKQRIEIPSDIATEVLFESDRTCCVCRVRGKPVQLHHIDDDPGNSSAQNLAVLCFDCHRETQIRGGFDRKLDAAQVKKYKADWVKRVQARRNEQGGISEVPAVDSGVLRYLQIREKSEEHTYEFEADYPLIGASYSPPDTETNLCINALVTRQLQRFRAEAMSRTAIKNEMKKGEFPAIVLDGLSMSHEVVLFTRDVLSIEFQLVSYFAGAAHPNTGTMTQNFQRQPSLQLELRDLFRESSKYLEILSKYCVTDLHKQKLVRWAGYDETIEQLKNLKDEWILSGAGPKYENFTCFSLRNNGIVIHFDTYTVGSHAEGKYAVFVPEYELKSVIREDRAGMLHWR, from the coding sequence ATGGTTGAACTTTTACCCTCATTGTCGATGGCCCAGAAAAAGCAAAGAATCGAGATTCCCTCCGACATAGCAACGGAAGTCCTCTTTGAGTCGGATCGGACATGTTGTGTTTGCCGTGTGCGAGGGAAACCCGTTCAACTCCACCATATAGATGATGATCCCGGCAACAGCTCTGCCCAAAATTTGGCTGTTCTCTGTTTTGATTGTCATCGGGAAACGCAAATCCGTGGCGGTTTTGATAGGAAGCTTGATGCTGCTCAGGTCAAAAAATATAAAGCTGACTGGGTCAAGCGAGTTCAAGCAAGACGCAATGAGCAAGGTGGTATCTCAGAGGTCCCAGCTGTAGACTCAGGAGTTCTAAGATATCTTCAGATCAGAGAAAAAAGTGAAGAACATACCTATGAGTTCGAAGCGGATTACCCCTTGATCGGAGCGAGCTACTCGCCGCCGGATACCGAGACAAACCTGTGTATCAATGCCTTGGTTACACGTCAGTTACAAAGGTTTCGTGCAGAAGCAATGAGCCGAACAGCCATAAAAAATGAGATGAAGAAGGGCGAATTTCCTGCAATAGTCTTAGATGGCCTCAGCATGTCTCATGAAGTGGTGCTGTTCACTCGTGATGTGCTTTCGATTGAATTTCAACTTGTGAGCTACTTTGCAGGTGCAGCGCACCCGAATACAGGAACGATGACCCAAAATTTTCAGCGGCAGCCTTCATTGCAATTGGAGCTGCGCGATCTGTTCCGGGAGTCCAGCAAGTATTTGGAAATATTGTCTAAATATTGTGTGACCGATCTTCACAAACAAAAACTGGTCCGGTGGGCCGGTTACGATGAAACGATAGAACAGCTAAAGAATTTGAAGGATGAATGGATTTTGTCCGGCGCTGGGCCCAAATACGAGAATTTCACCTGTTTTTCTTTGAGAAATAATGGAATCGTGATTCATTTCGATACATACACGGTGGGCTCACATGCGGAGGGTAAGTACGCTGTCTTTGTTCCCGAATACGAGCTCAAATCGGTTATCCGAGAAGACAGAGCTGGAATGCTGCACTGGAGGTAG
- a CDS encoding DUF1801 domain-containing protein, producing the protein MKVIPAFKHKKVLVWYAAFSNHCSLFPTAAVIEQFKDELKGFSTSKGTVHFPTDKPMPVELIKKMVRARVVQNESGKRR; encoded by the coding sequence GTGAAAGTGATTCCCGCGTTCAAGCACAAGAAAGTGCTCGTCTGGTACGCCGCATTTTCCAACCATTGCAGCCTGTTTCCCACTGCCGCCGTGATTGAGCAGTTCAAGGACGAGCTAAAGGGCTTCTCTACATCCAAAGGGACCGTGCACTTTCCCACGGACAAGCCCATGCCGGTTGAGTTGATTAAGAAGATGGTGAGGGCGCGAGTCGTACAAAATGAAAGCGGCAAGAGAAGGTAG
- a CDS encoding transposase has protein sequence MDRPFFQAKNEAELFIDVLRTNTLAGKFKLHEFVVMPDHFHVLLTVDGNTSIERAAQLIKGGYSFRRNKELGLAGEIWPLGFSEVRVLDRKSYLAHKKYIDENPVKAGLAKSAEEYPYCSAYLRKKKKASG, from the coding sequence ATGGACCGACCGTTTTTTCAGGCCAAGAACGAAGCCGAGCTTTTTATCGACGTGCTGCGGACAAACACCCTGGCCGGCAAGTTCAAGCTGCACGAGTTCGTGGTGATGCCGGACCACTTCCACGTGCTCCTGACTGTTGACGGCAATACGAGCATTGAACGCGCGGCCCAACTCATCAAAGGCGGGTATTCATTCCGACGGAATAAAGAGCTAGGGTTGGCAGGAGAGATCTGGCCGCTGGGGTTCTCCGAAGTCCGGGTACTGGACCGAAAGAGTTACCTGGCGCATAAGAAGTATATCGATGAGAACCCGGTGAAAGCGGGCTTGGCAAAGAGCGCGGAAGAGTATCCGTATTGCTCCGCGTATTTGAGGAAAAAGAAAAAGGCCAGCGGCTAA
- a CDS encoding MFS transporter translates to MSTNAEINGGSTARPPVANPIGNATVCESKIGESPLCESTTGGTTTAESTITEPIGQVKVDELTASELTAEPTLPRADAVDGLAHGAVTDAAETTVIEIPRLARALRHRDFRLFWTGNFLSNIGTWMQNIAQGWLVLQLTNSAFWLGVVGFAASFPILLFALIGGVIADHVNKRKMLMITQSAMMVFAFIMAALAWFKIINVHEIVFLALGTGIAMSLNTPTYQALVPQLVPREDLTNAIALNSAQFNMSRVLGPTLGGFAMALIGVAGNFFLNGLSFLAVLIALTRIRYTEPAALAEGHLWEKLKQGFTYVFRHSAMSSLVLLVAIGSLLAIPYLTFVPYFARDVLGTGEPGLGILMACSGAGAFLGAITIAWLMHLRRRGLFVVRASAGFFAAIIAFTFSRNFYLSGLLLAVAGYCMIISVATINSLLQHLAEDHMRGRVMSIYSTAFLGLPPIGCLIAGSLSHLFYAPHVIAGMCSLAIGGSMAVYVNKEGLRELD, encoded by the coding sequence TTGAGTACGAACGCAGAAATAAATGGCGGCAGCACAGCGCGTCCCCCGGTCGCGAACCCGATCGGCAATGCCACGGTCTGTGAATCAAAGATCGGCGAATCCCCACTTTGTGAATCAACGACCGGCGGAACAACGACCGCTGAATCAACTATCACTGAACCCATCGGCCAAGTAAAAGTCGATGAACTTACCGCCAGCGAACTAACCGCCGAACCCACGCTCCCGCGCGCTGACGCCGTCGATGGCCTGGCTCACGGCGCGGTTACTGACGCGGCTGAAACCACCGTCATTGAAATTCCGCGGCTGGCCCGCGCTCTGCGCCATCGTGATTTTCGGCTCTTCTGGACAGGCAACTTCCTCTCCAACATCGGCACCTGGATGCAGAACATTGCCCAGGGCTGGCTGGTGCTGCAGCTTACCAACTCCGCTTTCTGGCTTGGAGTGGTGGGCTTTGCCGCATCGTTTCCCATTCTGCTGTTTGCGCTCATCGGCGGCGTAATTGCGGACCACGTTAACAAGCGCAAAATGCTCATGATCACGCAGTCCGCCATGATGGTTTTTGCTTTCATCATGGCCGCGCTGGCCTGGTTCAAAATCATCAACGTGCATGAGATTGTTTTTCTTGCGCTCGGCACCGGCATTGCCATGTCACTCAATACGCCTACGTATCAGGCGCTGGTGCCGCAGCTTGTTCCACGAGAAGACCTCACCAACGCCATCGCGCTCAACTCCGCGCAGTTCAATATGTCGCGCGTGCTGGGTCCAACGCTCGGCGGCTTTGCCATGGCGCTCATCGGCGTGGCCGGAAATTTCTTTCTCAACGGACTCAGCTTCCTCGCCGTGCTCATCGCGCTCACCCGCATCCGCTATACAGAGCCAGCCGCCCTCGCTGAAGGCCATCTCTGGGAAAAGCTCAAACAGGGTTTTACTTACGTCTTCCGGCATTCCGCCATGTCGTCTCTGGTGTTGCTGGTGGCCATCGGCAGCCTGCTGGCCATTCCGTATCTAACCTTTGTTCCATACTTTGCCCGCGACGTTCTTGGCACCGGCGAGCCCGGCCTCGGCATCCTCATGGCCTGCTCCGGCGCGGGCGCGTTTCTCGGCGCCATCACCATCGCGTGGCTCATGCATCTTCGCCGCCGGGGTCTCTTCGTTGTCCGCGCTTCCGCCGGATTCTTCGCCGCCATCATCGCTTTCACCTTCTCGCGCAACTTCTATCTTTCCGGGCTGCTGCTCGCCGTCGCCGGCTATTGCATGATCATCTCCGTGGCCACCATTAACTCTCTGCTGCAACACCTTGCAGAAGACCACATGCGCGGACGCGTGATGAGCATCTATTCCACCGCGTTTCTCGGTTTGCCCCCGATCGGCTGCCTCATCGCCGGATCGTTGTCTCATCTCTTTTACGCGCCTCACGTTATTGCCGGTATGTGCTCGCTGGCGATAGGAGGAAGCATGGCGGTGTATGTGAATAAGGAAGGGCTGAGGGAGTTGGATTGA
- a CDS encoding M28 family metallopeptidase has protein sequence MSVFVLSSFALQNRAGSSQNPGSQSSPTPAASAQGAASQVAPTQIFGFRDFAKQYQVDQEFLASPSPARAEQHLKILTALPHIAGSVEDKATADHVAKHFDIAGLETEEVKYSVWMNRPSEISVTVTAPANVKMNGPRPEHVEGDPLADNPRVVMPFNGSSPSGDVEAEVVYANYGRPEDFKKLEDLKVDVRGKIVIVRYGDNFRGVKSFVAEEHGAAGVIIYSDPIDDGYFKGDAYPKGPWRPESGVQRGSIQYMFKYPGDPTTPGFASTVDLPESKRVPPEKAADMPKIPTTPLSYGDAEPILQNLAGPETPRDWQGALPFTYHIGPGPVKVKIHLKQNYRYWTIWNVIGKIKGTKYPDEWVVLGNHRDAWVYGAVDPNSGTAAMLETVHGFADLLRRGWKPDRTIVFASWDAEEEGLIGSTEWGEEHEKDLAHAVAYFNLDVAVSGSNFGASAVPSLKGFMRDVTKVVPSPKGGMLYNVWKDEKMGQPQRRPDSGQGRTPNARVENDVPVGDLGSGSDYSVFIQHLGIPSTDMTSSGQYGVYHSAFDNFNWFKKFADPTFVYEQEMARVFGIEALHMSQADVLPYDYELYGKEIGAYIDNSRDKATRMLGANAPDFTKASDAAKRFINAGAKILAVQKNPPQDGTKLNQVLIAAERALLSPQGLPNRPWFRHLIYAPGQYTGYAAVVIPGVNESIDAKDAQLTTSQLQILTDALNRAAGVLEGYM, from the coding sequence ATATCGGTCTTTGTACTTTCCAGTTTTGCCCTGCAGAACCGGGCCGGGTCGTCGCAAAACCCTGGGTCGCAGAGCAGCCCCACGCCTGCCGCTTCCGCGCAGGGCGCGGCTTCGCAAGTTGCCCCCACGCAAATTTTTGGCTTCAGGGATTTTGCCAAGCAGTATCAGGTGGACCAGGAATTTCTGGCCAGTCCCAGCCCGGCGCGCGCGGAGCAGCACTTGAAGATCCTCACGGCGTTGCCGCACATCGCCGGCTCAGTGGAAGACAAAGCCACGGCGGACCACGTGGCCAAGCACTTTGACATTGCCGGCCTGGAGACGGAAGAGGTCAAGTATTCGGTGTGGATGAATCGTCCGTCAGAGATCAGCGTGACGGTGACTGCGCCAGCCAACGTGAAGATGAATGGCCCGCGGCCGGAACATGTTGAAGGCGACCCGCTGGCGGACAATCCGCGCGTGGTGATGCCGTTTAACGGATCGTCGCCATCGGGCGACGTTGAGGCGGAAGTCGTATACGCGAATTATGGTAGGCCGGAGGATTTTAAAAAGCTTGAGGACTTGAAAGTCGATGTGCGGGGAAAGATTGTGATTGTCCGCTATGGAGATAATTTTCGCGGCGTAAAAAGTTTTGTGGCGGAAGAACACGGCGCGGCGGGAGTGATCATCTATTCTGACCCGATTGATGATGGCTACTTCAAGGGCGATGCGTATCCGAAGGGGCCGTGGCGTCCGGAGAGCGGCGTGCAGCGCGGGTCGATTCAGTACATGTTCAAGTATCCGGGCGATCCCACGACGCCGGGATTTGCGTCCACCGTCGATTTGCCGGAGTCGAAGCGCGTGCCGCCGGAGAAGGCAGCGGACATGCCCAAGATTCCGACAACGCCGCTTTCGTACGGAGACGCGGAACCCATCCTGCAAAATCTGGCTGGGCCGGAGACGCCGCGCGACTGGCAAGGCGCGCTGCCGTTTACTTATCACATTGGCCCCGGGCCGGTGAAGGTGAAGATACACCTGAAGCAAAATTACAGATATTGGACCATCTGGAATGTGATCGGAAAAATTAAGGGAACGAAATATCCCGACGAGTGGGTGGTGCTGGGGAACCATCGCGATGCGTGGGTGTATGGCGCCGTGGACCCGAACAGCGGCACCGCGGCAATGCTGGAGACAGTCCACGGCTTTGCCGATCTTCTGCGGCGCGGATGGAAGCCCGACCGCACAATCGTATTTGCATCATGGGACGCAGAGGAAGAAGGATTGATAGGAAGTACCGAATGGGGCGAGGAGCACGAAAAAGATCTGGCCCACGCCGTCGCGTATTTCAATCTTGACGTCGCGGTGTCAGGCTCAAATTTTGGCGCTTCAGCGGTGCCGAGCCTCAAAGGCTTTATGCGCGACGTAACCAAAGTTGTCCCCAGCCCCAAAGGCGGCATGCTTTACAACGTGTGGAAAGATGAAAAGATGGGACAGCCGCAGCGCCGCCCTGACAGCGGCCAGGGTCGCACGCCCAACGCCCGTGTTGAAAATGATGTGCCCGTCGGTGATCTCGGCAGCGGATCTGATTACAGCGTTTTCATCCAGCACTTGGGCATTCCCTCCACTGACATGACGTCCAGCGGCCAGTATGGCGTGTACCACTCTGCGTTTGACAACTTCAACTGGTTCAAGAAATTTGCCGATCCCACCTTTGTCTACGAACAGGAGATGGCTCGCGTCTTTGGCATTGAAGCGCTGCACATGTCTCAGGCCGACGTGCTGCCTTACGACTACGAGCTTTACGGCAAGGAAATCGGCGCTTATATCGACAACTCGCGCGACAAAGCTACGCGCATGCTGGGCGCCAACGCTCCTGATTTCACCAAAGCCTCTGACGCGGCCAAGCGCTTCATAAATGCCGGCGCAAAGATTCTTGCAGTGCAAAAAAATCCGCCGCAGGATGGAACCAAGCTCAATCAGGTTTTGATTGCCGCAGAGCGCGCGCTGCTTTCGCCGCAGGGCCTGCCAAATCGCCCGTGGTTCCGGCATCTGATCTATGCTCCGGGACAATACACCGGCTACGCCGCCGTAGTGATTCCCGGCGTGAATGAATCGATTGACGCGAAAGACGCGCAGCTCACGACATCGCAATTGCAAATACTGACCGACGCGCTTAATCGCGCTGCCGGAGTGCTGGAAGGATATATGTGA